In the genome of Bacteroidales bacterium, the window AATTTCAATTTAATTCTCAATTCATAATTCTGCTTTCTGAATTATTTTTATTCATGAAGAACCATTCCCGAACCTGTAATATCGGTATTCACCACAGGATTTCCATAATAATGAACCTTCCCGCTTCCCGAAATATGCACATCTAAAAATTTATTTACATTCACGTACATACTTCCCGAACCTGATATGTCGGCAAAGCAAGTATCCTGAACAAGACTTTGTGAATATATATCGCCCGAACCGCTGATATCAAAATCGGTTTCGTTTGCATTGCCCGCTAATTCTACTTTTCCCGAACCTGAAATTTTGGTTTTTATTTTATTACATGTTGCATTGCTCAATAAAATATCACCAGAACCATCAAGATGAATCGAAAAATAATTTGCGCTTATACTGTCGCAATCAATTTTTCCGCTTCCTTCCAAAGTAATAGAATTTACATAAGGAGCATGAATATATATTCTCATTGCACTGTGGTTTCTGAGGTTCCTGTGATCATGAGTTTTTATTACAAGTTCTTCACCTGAAATTTCTGTCATGATGTATGGAATCAGGTTTTCTTCAGCAACTACCTGTGCGTAAAAAACGGAATCGTGAACTAAATAAACATCATATGAACCCTCGGAGCGAAGTTCAGTGAATGAAGCAATGTTGCGGGTTTCGGTTACCACATTGTGGTTCCCGTCTATTGCATGAAAATTTGTACACGAAGTAAGATACATCAAACAAATAAATGCTGATGAAAATAAAAGTATGGCAGTGGTTTTCATAAAATATATTTTAGATTTACGATTTATTTTCTGTCTTCTGAATTAAAAGACAATTAAATTTTTGAAGGGTTGCAGAATTTGAAAAAATATTTTAAAAAAAATTTCTCGCAGATGTACGCAAATAATAAAACGCTGATCAACGCAGATATATTCAGCGTTCATTTGCGAATTTTTCGGCGAAAATCAGCGAGAAATAAAAAACATTTACTTCGTGATGATGGTAAAACTTCCGCCGCTTGTGTTCAGCAAAATATTTTTTGTAACAGCAGTGTCGCTCCCTATTGAACCTTTCAATTTATAAGTTCCCGAACTATCGTTTAGCGTATCTTTTTGTAATCCGGTTAATGTTTGCGGATAAGATAAATCTGTTTTTTTGTATGTAACATCAACTAAAGATGAAAGTGATGATGGAACGGTTAATGAAATATCAGTATAGCTTGAAACAATATTCATACTTTTGAAATCGGTTGAAAGCCCTTGCAAAAGAAGGTTTCCAAATGATGTATTCAGGTTTAGCTGCGACTTTAAAATGCCGGCATTGAAATATGTGAAATCTGTTTCACCACTTAAATATGATAAAGTATCAACATAAAATTTATCGCGCTTCGAATCCAATTCCAAACTTTCGGCACTAGCAAAATTAAACTTTGATGAACGACCAACAATATTCAATTTCCCGGCTTTCTTTATTTCAAATTCAGCGTATGACGCTTCAATCTTCCCTTTCGCTATTTCGTTAATTGCAGCATTACCAAACGACACATTGATTTTACTATCACCTGTTAAATTATTCGCTTTGAAATCGCCGTTGGAAAGTGTAAGCTGAAAAGCATTGCTGTGATTGGTTGTATAAACATTTCCATATTTGTTTTCAATAGACAAACTAATTGACGAAGGAATGGAAACAACATAAGTTATATTCACATAATTCCCTGAATTGATAAGCGAACTTGCCATGTCGCCTAAATCAGTCATAAGGCTGTTCTTACTGTCGAGAAAAACAGTTTTTGCAATTACATAATAAGGTGTTGATGTGAAATTGAAATCGATGTTATTGATTTTTTTGTTAGCATCATCTTCTTTTTTATTTGCTACTTTCACATTTATTTCAAACTTCACGGAATCCTTGTCCCATGCCACTACCTGCACATCGCCATATTTATTAGAAATCTGCACCGAACAATCTTTTGTAACAGGAAAAGTTTTCACCTGCGATTTTGTTCGCTCGTATGGTTGTGAATGCAATGTAAAATTCATTGCAAACAAAACGATCATGAATAATATTCCGGATTTATATTTCATATTGTTTCTTTTTTTCATCTTTATTAACGATTGATTTTAACTGTTCAAGGATATTCTCTAAAATTTCCAAACGCATGCGATAGTTGAGTATCATGGCCTCTACAACTTCACTGTTATTGATATTATCTTTCAAATCATTTCGCAACGATTTATATACAGTATCCAGTTTTGCAAATTCAACATTCACCTGCTTGTCGATATCAGGACTGTAGCTTGCATAATGAATCATCATGTTGCGTGTTTGATTTATCTGAATAGTGTAATATTGCGTAGCTTCGAGCAATTCAGCCGGAAGTACATCATCATGCTGTGGTTTTGCAACAACATTATTTTTTGTTTCAGCAATATAATTATTTGTAGTTTGAACTTGTTGAAGCGGAGTTTCAACCGGTTTCACAATTTTAATGACAGGATGTAATTTAATGTTGCTGCGCATAGCCGTAGCGTTAGCCGTAGAGCTGCTTTGCGTGAGATCTTTCAGGTACCATGCCGTGAAGAAAATAATTACCGCAGCGGCAACCTGCCATGCAATGCGAATCCAGAAAATATTTTTTCTTTTTTTAATTTCAATATCATTTGAAATCTTATCCCACAACGCATCGGACGGCTCGTCGGCATCGAACTGCGAACGATTATCACGAATAAATTTTTCCAGTTTATCTTCTTTCATAATTCATTTGCGTTAAAATTTCTTTTACTTTTTGTCGTGCACGCATGTATTGCGATTTTGATGTTGATTCGGTGATATGCAGTATTTGCGCTATTTCCACATGGTCGTAACCTTCAAGCAGGTAAAGCGAAAAAATTGTTTTGCTTCCATCGGGCAACTGGTTCATTGCTTTCTTCACATTTTCAACACTCATTGCCAATTCATATTCCGATGGACGGTCATCATTTTCTTCAGGAATGTCGAGCGTTTCCATATCATCCAAATAATCAAGTTCTGCTTTTTTACGTTTCATCTCGTTAATGCAATGGTTCACTACAATTTGTTTAAGCCATGCGCCGAAGGTCGATTCAAAGCGGAATGTTTTGAGTCGTTGAAAAGCTTCGGCAAAACATTCCTGTAACATATCCTCGGCTTCCTCGCGTGTATTCAACATGCGAAGACAAATATTGAACATACCTTTTGCATACATCTTGTAAAGCTGATGCTGTGCACTGCGCTCACCTCGCAAGCATTGTTCAATTAAAGCCCTGTTGATATCAACTACGTTTTCGGCCAAATGCATTTACCTTTCATGAATAAAAGACAGAATAAAATATTAAGGGTTGCAAAATCACCAATAATTATTTCAAAGATAAGAAGAAGAAGGGAAAAGTTAAAAGGCATAAGTTGACAAGGCATAAGGCATAAGGAAATATTTATTGCAAATTAATGATGCCCGCCTAACTGGCGAGGTTGAGAAAATGTAAAATGATAAATGTTTAATTTTAAATTTGTTTTACAATTTGATATATTTACAAAGAAATTTAAATATAGTTACTTACTAAAGAAGAAATAGTTTTAAAAGAGAAACAGAAACATTATAGCCAATGCCAAAATTTAATGACAGGCAAAATTATTATTACAAACTATGACAAATTATCTGACAGTTTTTCGCAAACTGTTTACGACTAACTCAGACAGACAAGAAAGAAAATATGATCTGCCCACGCTTCGCATTTTTAAAAATTTCGAGCAATGGCAAATTGAAGAAACTGCAAATTATTTAAAAGAGTATTGAAAATAAAAAGAAACTTAAATATAAAACCATGAAAAAATTAATTGCAATTTTGTCAATCATTCTAATATTAGGAGGGGCTGCCTGCAAACACAAAAATCCTGTTGATAAATTTAATGAAGATATTGCTAAAATAGGGGTAGAAGGATGCAGTGAATTCAATAAATCAATGAGTGAAGTTGATGCAAAAATGACAAAATTGACCGATAAGTATCGTGTATTAAAAAACAAAAATAATTATGATACTCTTTTCTCAATATCAACAACTGAACACTTTTTTATTCCAAATATTAGAAAATCTTTAAAAGATAAGAAAGAACAAATAAAAATTATTAATTTATATAAGGACTCTGCAACTATAATAAACAATTCAACAAAACCTATTAGTCTTGTAAAATTTCAACTCACATACTATAAACGCATTTCTTTAGATGGCAAATTAATGTATTCAGTAATTAAGGGTTATGAAACTTATGCAATTAATGATAATAGTGGAGATGGATTAAGTGGAGATGAAGTATTATTACCAGGTGCAAAAAAAACATTTAATTTATATATTCCACCATGTAGTAGCTATGACAAAGTAACAATTGACTTAATTCACTATTGGTAAAGCATGTAAAATCATAATAATTAATAAAATAATTAACTATGGAATGGATTACAAAAATAACCTATTTGATGCGCATATCTTGACACGTATAAAAGAACTAAAATAATTTAAAGAAACCTCAAAAGACTCTACCCTCAAGCCATCGCAGGCTTTTGAGGTTTTTCAAACACACAAAAAAAAGAAGCGGCTTTAAATTTAAAGCCGCTTCTTTTATTTATTTCATGATAAAAGATTTTCTCATTTATCATTTAAAATTATTTTAATAATCCATTCCACCCATACCGCCCATTCCACCTGGCATTGGAGGCATAGCAGGAGTTTTTTCTTTCACTTCAGAAATCACACATTCGGTAGTTAATAACATACCTGCAATTGATGCTGCATTTTCCAAAGCAATACGTGTAACCTTGGTTGGGTCGATAACGCCTGATTTGTATAGGTTTTCATATTTGTCAGTTCTTGCATTGTAACCAAAGTCTTCTTTTCCTTCTTTTACTTTCTGAACAACGATTGAACCTTCGATCCCAGCATTCTCAACAATCATGCGCAATGGTTCTTCCAATGCTCTGCGGATAATCTGGATACCTGTATTTTCATCTTCATTATCACCTTTTAATTTATCAAGAGCAGAAATAGCCCTGATAAAAGCAACACCACCACCGGGAACTATACCTTCTTCAATAGCTGCGCGGGTTGCATGTAATGCGTCATCAAAACGGTCTTTCTTTTCTTTCATTTCAACTTCACTTGCTGCACCAACATATAATACAGCTACGCCACCTGATAATTTTGCAAGACGTTCCTGTAATTTTTCTTTATCGTAATCAGAAGTTGTTTTTTCGATCTGGGCTTTAATCTGGTTAACGCGGGCAGTAATGTTTTCTTTCTTACCTTTCCCGTTAACAATAGTTGTGTTGTCTTTATCAACAACAATTTTTTCAGCCTGGCCTAAATAAGATAAATCAGCGTTTTCCAGTTTATATCCTTGTTCTTCACTGATGACAACACCACCGGTAAGCACTGCGATATCCTGTAACATTTCTTTTCTTCTGTCGCCAAAGCCCGGAGCTTTAACAGCACATATTTTCAGCGAACCGCGAATCTTATTTACAACTAAAGTAGCTAAAGCTTCGCCTTCAACTTCTTCAGAAATGATGATCAAAGGACGACCAGTCTGAACGGTCTTTTCAAGAATTGGAAGAAAATCTTTCATTCCTGAAATCTTCTTATCATAAATTAAGATATAAGGTTCTTCCATTACTGATTCCATTTTTTCAGGATCGGTAACAAAATAAGGAGAGATGTAACCGCGGTCGAATTGCATACCTTCAACAACTTTCACAGTTGTATCGGTTCCTTTTGCTTCTTCAATTGTGATAACACCTTCTTTTTTCACCTGGCGCATTGCATCGGCAATATGTTTTCCAATTACAGAATCATTATTTGCAGAAATAGTAGCAACCTGTTCAATTTTTTCGAAACTGTCGCCAACTTCTTTTGATTGTGATTTTAAATGTGCAACAATAGTTTCAACAGCTTTGTCGATACCGCGTTTCAAATCCATAGGATTTGCACCTGCTGTTACATTTTTTAAACCTGTGTTGATAATTGATTGAGCAAGAACTGTAGCAGTAGTAGTTCCATCACCGGCAATATCAGCAGTTTTAGAAGCAACTTCTTTTACAAGTTGTGCACCGATATTTTCGATTGCATCTTTCAGTTCAATTTCTTTAGCAACAGTAACGCCGTCTTTAGTCATTTGTGGCGCACCGAATTTTTTTTCAATAATTACATTTCTTCCTTTAGGTCCTAATGTAACTTTTACTGCATTTGACATTGCATCAACACCTTTTTTTAACTGGTCGCGTGCTTCTATGTTGTATTTAATTTCTTTTGCCATGATTTATGGATTTTAATTGTTTGTTATTTGTTAAATTATACTATTGCATAGATATCTGATTCTTTCATGATAAGGTAATCCTTACCATCAACAGTAATCTCAGTACCTGCGTACTTTCCGTACAGAACGCTATCGCCTACTTTTACAGTAACAGGCTCATCTTTTTTACCGGGACCAACTGCTACGATTGTACCTTTCTGTGGTTTTTCTTTTGCTGTATCAGGAATGATGATACCGCCAGCAGTTTTTGATTCAGCAGCAGCAGGTTCTACCAATACTCTGTCTGCTAATGGTTTGATGTTAACTTTTGCCATGATTTTTTTATTTTTTGTTAAACAATTATTTTTAATGTGAAAGGATATTTCGAGGGCACTATTGTCATTTTCTATGCCAAAGCAAATATTAATTTTTTTATAGACAATTTTTCATAGTTCCTGAATAAGTATAAAAAAAATGTCAGAATCTTAATGACATTCTGACATTTCATATATGAGTAATTTCAATATATTATTCAGTTTTTTCAGGTGTAGCCTGATAATCGTCAATAGGAGAAGTATTTTCGATTTTCTCCTGGAGTGTACTTCCTTTTGTTGCTGCTGTTTCCTTAGGAATAATTATTGCCGTAAGTAAACTAAGAACAAGCAGCGCTATAGCTAAAGTCCAGGTAGCTTTTTCAAGGAAATCGGCAGTTTTTCTAACACCCATTATCTGGTTTGATGAACTAAAATTTGATGCCAGTCCGCCACCCTTTGAATTCTGAACGACAACAACAAGTATAAGTAAAACGCAAACTATAAGAATAATTGCTAATACAAAATTAAATGTTCCCATAATCAACTAATTTTTTATGATTCTTTTAATATTTTTTCAATTCGGGCTGCAAAGTAACTGCTTTTTTCCGGAAATTTCAAACATAATTTTTCATAAGTACTTATTGCCATACTTGTTTTACCTTGTTTATGATATATCTCGGCTAGTGTTTCCGATACTATTTCCGGGTCACAGGCAGTTTCTTCCGGTTCAAAATCATTATTATTTTTTATTAAGAAAAAAGGTTTTTTATCTAAAAATTTATTTATAAGGTCGGTCTGAGGATTTGAAACTTCGGGAAATTCTTCTTCAATGGATTCCAATTTATATTCGGGAACATGTTGTTGTACCACAACCTCATCAGGAATATCATTGATATAACGGTATAATTTTTTCCTGTCATTGATATATACTGCCGCTGTTTCGATATACTTTTCAAATTCAGGGTTTGCCGAATCTTTAAGCAATTTAATATAAAGCATATGCAAGGATGCCACAAAAGGATACTTTTTCAGTAAATCTTTTATTGCTGGAACAACCGAAACATCAGTTGTATTGTGCATATTAAAACATTTTATAAACTGTGTTGCATCCATTTTTACCAGTTTATCACTGTTTTATTAAAAATATCATCAACAAATTGATCATTAATTTCTTTTATAAGAGATTCTTCAACGGCGGAAAGATTTAATGAACTTAGGTAATCGGCATAACGGGTAAAAGTTTGTTCGAAATTTTGCTTCTCGTCAATGTTGTTTGTAAACTTAACACTGATTACAATAGTAAGCCTGTTCATTGCAGCTGTTTCGTTTCCCTGGATGGCTATAGGTTGCGTGGAATAATTAACTATAGAGCCTTCGATATTCAAATCTCCGCCACGGCTAACCGTAGTAAGTTTTGTCTGCTGTGAAAATTTTTCGCGCAATGCTTCAGTTAATAACTGGCTTAATGCCGGCTGTACCAAAGGAGCATTATTAGGAAAATATTGTATTGATATGGTTTTAATTTTCGGGTCAATACTTCCGCCAACAAAAGAATAATTTACAAATCTACAGCCTGAAAGAAGTGTAACAATTATAACTACGAAAATTATTCCTGAATTTTTCATAATTCAATTCCGTATTCTTTGATTTTACGGTATAAAGTACGTTCCGAGATTCCCAAATCATTAGCAGCATTTTTTCTGCGTCCGCGATGCTTTTCCAATGCACGGCGAATCATATCCTCTTCTTTTTTCTGAAGTGAAAACGATTCTTCAATAATTTCTGAGTCTTCAATAGGTTCGTTAATATGCTCGTTTACCTTTGTATGAATGGTTATACCTGAATCATTACTAACAATAGGTTTGAAATCATCATAAATCTTTTTATTGTTCGATGTTTCACTTTTCTTTTCAGAAGCAGTATCTACAGGGTTTTCAATAACATTATAAACTACTTTTTTCAGTTCATTAATGTCTTTTTTCATATCGAAAAGAATCTTATATAGAATGTCTCTTTCTGACATATCGGAAGAAAAGCTCTCCGGTTTAAAAAGAACAGGTAAATCAGTTGAATTCTGTCGTGGTAAATATTTTTCTAAAGTTGGCGCATTTATATTGCGATTGTTTTCAATAATTGAAATTTGTTCGGTAACATTTTTAAGTTGACGGATATTCCCGGGCCAGCGATAGTTTTCAAGAGAGCGAAGCGCTTCATTATCGAGCTGCATAGCAGGCATACGATAGTTTTCAGCAAAGTCGGATGCAAATTTTCTAAACAATAAAGCGATATCTTCTTTTCTATCTCTTAAAGGCGGAATATGAATAGGAACTGTATTCAATCGATAATACAAGTCTTCCCTGAACTTCCCGCGACTGATTGCATCAGGGATGCTAACATTGGTTGCAGCAACAACACGAACATTTGTTTTCAAAACTTTTGATGAACCCACTTTCATGAATTCACCTGTTTCGAGT includes:
- a CDS encoding head GIN domain-containing protein, producing MKTTAILLFSSAFICLMYLTSCTNFHAIDGNHNVVTETRNIASFTELRSEGSYDVYLVHDSVFYAQVVAEENLIPYIMTEISGEELVIKTHDHRNLRNHSAMRIYIHAPYVNSITLEGSGKIDCDSISANYFSIHLDGSGDILLSNATCNKIKTKISGSGKVELAGNANETDFDISGSGDIYSQSLVQDTCFADISGSGSMYVNVNKFLDVHISGSGKVHYYGNPVVNTDITGSGMVLHE
- a CDS encoding sigma-70 family RNA polymerase sigma factor — translated: MHLAENVVDINRALIEQCLRGERSAQHQLYKMYAKGMFNICLRMLNTREEAEDMLQECFAEAFQRLKTFRFESTFGAWLKQIVVNHCINEMKRKKAELDYLDDMETLDIPEENDDRPSEYELAMSVENVKKAMNQLPDGSKTIFSLYLLEGYDHVEIAQILHITESTSKSQYMRARQKVKEILTQMNYERR
- the groL gene encoding chaperonin GroEL (60 kDa chaperone family; promotes refolding of misfolded polypeptides especially under stressful conditions; forms two stacked rings of heptamers to form a barrel-shaped 14mer; ends can be capped by GroES; misfolded proteins enter the barrel where they are refolded when GroES binds), with the translated sequence MAKEIKYNIEARDQLKKGVDAMSNAVKVTLGPKGRNVIIEKKFGAPQMTKDGVTVAKEIELKDAIENIGAQLVKEVASKTADIAGDGTTTATVLAQSIINTGLKNVTAGANPMDLKRGIDKAVETIVAHLKSQSKEVGDSFEKIEQVATISANNDSVIGKHIADAMRQVKKEGVITIEEAKGTDTTVKVVEGMQFDRGYISPYFVTDPEKMESVMEEPYILIYDKKISGMKDFLPILEKTVQTGRPLIIISEEVEGEALATLVVNKIRGSLKICAVKAPGFGDRRKEMLQDIAVLTGGVVISEEQGYKLENADLSYLGQAEKIVVDKDNTTIVNGKGKKENITARVNQIKAQIEKTTSDYDKEKLQERLAKLSGGVAVLYVGAASEVEMKEKKDRFDDALHATRAAIEEGIVPGGGVAFIRAISALDKLKGDNEDENTGIQIIRRALEEPLRMIVENAGIEGSIVVQKVKEGKEDFGYNARTDKYENLYKSGVIDPTKVTRIALENAASIAGMLLTTECVISEVKEKTPAMPPMPGGMGGMGGMDY
- a CDS encoding co-chaperone GroES — encoded protein: MAKVNIKPLADRVLVEPAAAESKTAGGIIIPDTAKEKPQKGTIVAVGPGKKDEPVTVKVGDSVLYGKYAGTEITVDGKDYLIMKESDIYAIV
- the secG gene encoding preprotein translocase subunit SecG; translated protein: MGTFNFVLAIILIVCVLLILVVVVQNSKGGGLASNFSSSNQIMGVRKTADFLEKATWTLAIALLVLSLLTAIIIPKETAATKGSTLQEKIENTSPIDDYQATPEKTE
- a CDS encoding LptE family protein translates to MKNSGIIFVVIIVTLLSGCRFVNYSFVGGSIDPKIKTISIQYFPNNAPLVQPALSQLLTEALREKFSQQTKLTTVSRGGDLNIEGSIVNYSTQPIAIQGNETAAMNRLTIVISVKFTNNIDEKQNFEQTFTRYADYLSSLNLSAVEESLIKEINDQFVDDIFNKTVINW
- a CDS encoding sigma-54 dependent transcriptional regulator, coding for MDILSIKQRFGIIGSSPLLDRAIDIAKQVAPTELTVLIYGESGTGKEVFPKIIHHLSSRKHGPFIAVNCGAIPEGTIDSELFGHEKGSFTGAHEARKGYFEEVNKGTIFLDEVAELPLSTQVRLLRVLETGEFMKVGSSKVLKTNVRVVAATNVSIPDAISRGKFREDLYYRLNTVPIHIPPLRDRKEDIALLFRKFASDFAENYRMPAMQLDNEALRSLENYRWPGNIRQLKNVTEQISIIENNRNINAPTLEKYLPRQNSTDLPVLFKPESFSSDMSERDILYKILFDMKKDINELKKVVYNVIENPVDTASEKKSETSNNKKIYDDFKPIVSNDSGITIHTKVNEHINEPIEDSEIIEESFSLQKKEEDMIRRALEKHRGRRKNAANDLGISERTLYRKIKEYGIEL